Proteins found in one Oribacterium sp. oral taxon 102 genomic segment:
- a CDS encoding phospholipase D-like domain-containing protein, translated as MTEKEFHSLLLEMIKRDHHPQKTRIIDLLERSSLSCDKTEKFTYRKWNHYKEYIYLTFEPSDLSEALQFKDYIAKLIEKIYPVNDEYSYELFGVEFKPGRVSGSEFTSQEIHFDDIQNQILEEIRKSKYTIWIAMAWFTNKILYDALVERKKHGVNVQIVLDDNDRNTNAPFRLENEFETYRVNIQSLYPNIMHDKFCIIDLATVVHGTFNWTNAANYNRETISIDKNSTTARTFADEFIKLKTRVYG; from the coding sequence ATGACGGAAAAAGAATTCCATTCACTCCTTCTTGAAATGATTAAAAGAGATCATCACCCACAGAAGACGAGAATAATAGATCTGCTGGAGCGATCATCTTTATCGTGCGATAAGACAGAGAAGTTTACTTATAGAAAATGGAATCATTATAAGGAATACATTTACCTGACGTTTGAGCCCAGCGATCTATCAGAGGCACTACAGTTTAAAGATTACATTGCCAAACTGATAGAAAAGATATATCCGGTGAATGACGAATACAGCTATGAGCTTTTTGGCGTTGAGTTTAAGCCGGGACGTGTTTCCGGATCCGAATTCACGAGCCAGGAGATCCACTTTGATGATATTCAGAATCAGATACTCGAGGAGATTCGGAAATCCAAATATACGATATGGATAGCTATGGCGTGGTTTACAAACAAGATCCTTTATGATGCATTGGTGGAGAGAAAGAAGCATGGGGTCAATGTCCAGATAGTTCTTGACGATAATGATAGAAATACCAACGCTCCTTTCAGGTTAGAAAATGAATTTGAAACATACCGCGTCAACATCCAGTCATTATATCCGAACATCATGCACGACAAATTCTGCATAATTGATCTGGCAACTGTCGTTCACGGAACTTTTAACTGGACCAATGCTGCAAACTATAATCGCGAGACGATAAGCATCGACAAGAACTCAACGACAGCGAGAACGTTTGCTGATGAGTTTATCAAACTGAAGACGAGAGTTTATGGGTGA
- a CDS encoding 8-oxo-dGTP diphosphatase produces MRKTETVELTVLCLIEDGNRILLQNRVKKDWQGYALPGGHVEPGESFVDAVIREMKEETGLTVIEPRLAGVKQFPIENGRYVVLLFKATRWFGDLISSDEGQMEWIEYDSIPSIRTVDDFDELLRVINSPELTEFQYLVSGDEWKVSIR; encoded by the coding sequence ATGAGAAAGACAGAGACTGTTGAACTGACAGTATTGTGCCTTATTGAGGATGGCAATAGGATATTGCTTCAAAACAGAGTAAAGAAGGATTGGCAGGGATATGCTTTACCGGGCGGTCATGTAGAGCCCGGAGAATCCTTCGTTGATGCAGTGATCCGGGAAATGAAGGAAGAGACCGGACTTACAGTCATAGAGCCAAGATTAGCAGGAGTAAAACAGTTTCCAATAGAAAACGGGCGATATGTTGTCCTACTGTTTAAGGCAACGCGGTGGTTCGGCGATCTAATCTCTTCTGATGAAGGGCAAATGGAATGGATCGAATACGACAGCATTCCTTCGATCAGAACAGTTGACGATTTTGATGAACTTCTGAGAGTAATTAATTCTCCTGAGCTGACAGAGTTTCAGTATCTAGTCTCAGGGGATGAGTGGAAGGTTTCAATTAGATAA
- a CDS encoding GNAT family N-acetyltransferase encodes MKIREYIDFNIDEIRRLYSEVGWTAYTEDMPVLEQGYKNSMLVLAAYENNELLGIIRTIGDGFTIVFIQDILVFPEKQRQGVGTALLKAVLDRYPNVRQIELATDNTPKTVAFYKSLGFSEFSEIGCCGFMRITV; translated from the coding sequence ATGAAAATCAGAGAGTATATAGATTTCAACATAGATGAGATCAGGCGTCTGTATTCTGAAGTGGGCTGGACTGCGTATACGGAAGATATGCCTGTTTTGGAACAAGGCTACAAAAACTCAATGCTGGTTCTGGCAGCGTATGAAAACAATGAACTGCTTGGAATCATCAGAACTATCGGCGATGGATTTACCATTGTTTTTATTCAGGATATTTTGGTGTTCCCTGAGAAACAGCGCCAAGGTGTTGGTACTGCTCTGCTGAAAGCTGTGCTTGACAGATATCCCAATGTGCGTCAAATAGAGCTGGCAACTGACAATACACCCAAAACAGTGGCTTTCTATAAGTCCTTAGGCTTCTCTGAATTTTCAGAGATAGGCTGCTGTGGTTTTATGAGGATAACTGTATGA